In one window of Myxocyprinus asiaticus isolate MX2 ecotype Aquarium Trade chromosome 43, UBuf_Myxa_2, whole genome shotgun sequence DNA:
- the LOC127433826 gene encoding protein FAM222A-like, whose translation MLACLQPQNQPPQHLTCATKILNAPVSHKSEPSTMRSPRYPSAAELDAYAQRTADIPLFIKIFPTNIRVPQHKQINRTVNGLDVNGLDTSGQRFSPYSNTYSGGYQGLLAVVRSSTAAKSVLKSSDGKRTKLSPIQMAVAPYAVPINHRQRAYNVGLCKAPEAHNVPSVVMAASAVYDRSSHRIIQQTSHPSNGQCGETHSNPSFLAATAASGTDSGFTVSGYSRAVLPTQSADVTKAVGYVDGLDYWQHGAQKHYQQGPLRAYSVNSGSGAVISGSPEVCIPVGSTQLSYRSHTLSTDPSLTGGRLDKVTSSPLNCTAMHGNFTVRQFFAPPWNSMIATPDSDYSSQEVCRGHPHLHPNTGHPQPYTMDRGLSLGLSCGLPSKSAYHASLLSSSLQSLEGLISEIHPPCIKERMLGRGYDMVGVPQIFDHQTAHIQLPVLR comes from the coding sequence GTGAGCCGAGCACCATGCGATCCCCGCGGTACCCGTCTGCGGCCGAGCTGGATGCATATGCACAGAGGACAGCTGACATCCCGCTATTCATCAAGATCTTCCCAACCAACATCAGGGTCCCTCAACACAAACAGATCAACCGCACTGTCAACGGTCTGGACGTCAATGGTCTGGACACCAGCGGGCAACGATTCAGTCCCTACTCGAACACGTACTCCGGTGGGTACCAGGGCTTGTTGGCAGTTGTCAGGTCTTCCACTGCGGCCAAAAGTGTGTTGAAAAGCTCAGACGGCAAACGTACCAAGCTGTCGCCCATACAAATGGCAGTCGCACCTTACGCGGTACCCATCAACCACCGGCAGCGAGCGTATAATGTGGGACTTTGCAAGGCTCCAGAAGCACACAATGTACCTAGCGTTGTGATGGCAGCATCTGCCGTGTACGACCGCTCAAGCCACAGAATCATTCAGCAAACGAGTCATCCGTCCAACGGCCAGTGTGGAGAGACTCATTCCAACCCATCCTTCTTGGCAGCGACTGCTGCGTCCGGCACAGACTCTGGTTTCACCGTATCTGGGTACTCCAGAGCCGTGCTGCCCACTCAGAGCGCAGACGTGACCAAAGCCGTGGGATACGTGGATGGATTGGATTACTGGCAGCACGGAGCGCAGAAGCACTATCAGCAGGGCCCGCTACGCGCATACAGCGTCAACAGTGGCAGCGGTGCGGTCATTAGCGGCTCTCCTGAAGTCTGCATTCCTGTCGGAAGCACCCAACTCTCCTATAGATCCCATACCCTCAGTACTGACCCCAGTTTAACAGGTGGCAGGCTAGACAAGGTCACTTCCTCTCCGCTGAACTGCACAGCCATGCACGGCAATTTCACGGTCAGACAGTTCTTCGCACCACCTTGGAACAGCATGATAGCAACGCCGGATAGCGATTACAGTTCACAAGAGGTGTGTCGGGGTCACCCTCACCTCCATCCTAACACAGGACACCCTCAGCCGTATACGATGGACCGCGGGCTGAGTCTCGGCCTGTCCTGCGGGCTCCCCAGTAAGAGCGCATACCATGCCTCACTCCTAAGCAGCAGTCTACAATCGCTCGAGGGCCTGATCAGCGAAATACATCCCCCCTGCATCAAAGAGCGCATGCTGGGTCGAGGTTACGACATGGTGGGCGTCCCACAGATATTCGACCATCAGACTGCACACATTCAACTGCCCGTGCTGAGATAA